From Vreelandella neptunia, the proteins below share one genomic window:
- the peaB gene encoding quinohemoprotein amine dehydrogenase maturation protein — protein MGILQAIPENLHRMEVEGQPLWFHIPTTSLFAPDALSEELLALAGRKEGLDSGALPGHLTHQVSGDDIQERLLQLKALKLITDGVVQAYNPSVKVEQFPLSTVVLNVNTGCNLSCSYCYKEDLDTPRDGKKMDLATAQASIEMMLREAPQRDRYNIVFFGGEPLSNMPLIRQVVDWAEARIHGLGKAVDFTLTTNATLLNEEKIAFFDAHRFGLTVSMDGPKAIHDKNRIAVNGQGTYDLVAKRIKPLLASYRSRPVGARVTLTRGITDVIGIHDHLVNELGFAEAGFAPVTSGDMAAYNLTGDELKRVFDGMVELGERAVAAAIQGRDIGFGNFNQLLTDLWEGRSKAVPCGAGLGLVSVDHAGDVHLCHRFTGSEMPTFGSVQEGLDHAGLKQFIEARSDRSERGCSNCRIRNLCSGGCYHESYARYGDPMTPTYHYCDLMRDWVDFGIQAYARILRHNPDFLDGPLAGRQTA, from the coding sequence ATGGGAATCTTACAAGCCATACCCGAGAACCTGCATCGGATGGAAGTGGAAGGCCAGCCGCTGTGGTTCCATATCCCCACCACCAGCCTGTTTGCCCCGGATGCCCTCAGCGAGGAGCTGCTGGCTCTGGCCGGGCGAAAGGAGGGGCTCGACAGCGGGGCGCTGCCGGGACATCTGACACATCAGGTCAGCGGCGATGATATTCAGGAGCGGCTGCTACAGCTCAAAGCGCTGAAGCTGATCACTGATGGCGTCGTCCAGGCCTATAATCCCAGCGTAAAGGTGGAGCAGTTCCCGCTCTCTACCGTGGTGCTCAACGTCAATACCGGCTGCAACCTGAGCTGCAGCTACTGCTATAAGGAAGACCTGGATACCCCCCGGGACGGCAAAAAGATGGATCTGGCCACCGCCCAGGCCTCCATCGAGATGATGCTGCGCGAGGCCCCCCAGCGGGATCGCTACAACATCGTCTTCTTCGGCGGCGAGCCGCTCAGCAACATGCCGTTGATCCGCCAGGTGGTCGACTGGGCCGAGGCGCGCATCCACGGGCTCGGCAAGGCAGTGGATTTCACGCTGACCACCAACGCCACCCTGCTGAATGAGGAGAAAATCGCCTTCTTCGACGCCCATCGTTTTGGACTCACGGTGAGCATGGACGGCCCCAAAGCGATCCACGACAAGAACCGCATTGCGGTCAACGGCCAGGGCACCTACGATCTGGTGGCCAAGCGCATTAAACCGCTGCTGGCCAGCTATCGCTCACGGCCGGTGGGGGCCAGGGTGACCCTGACTCGTGGCATCACCGACGTCATCGGTATCCACGACCACCTGGTCAATGAGCTGGGTTTCGCCGAAGCGGGCTTCGCTCCCGTCACCTCTGGTGATATGGCGGCCTACAATCTTACCGGCGACGAGCTCAAGCGGGTCTTCGACGGTATGGTCGAGCTCGGTGAGCGGGCCGTGGCAGCCGCCATTCAGGGGCGCGATATCGGCTTCGGCAACTTCAACCAACTGCTCACCGATCTTTGGGAAGGACGCAGCAAGGCGGTGCCCTGCGGCGCAGGCCTAGGGTTGGTCTCGGTGGATCATGCGGGCGATGTACACCTCTGTCACCGCTTTACTGGCTCAGAGATGCCTACCTTCGGCAGCGTCCAGGAGGGGCTTGATCACGCTGGTCTCAAGCAGTTTATCGAAGCCAGGAGCGATCGCTCCGAGCGTGGCTGCAGCAACTGTCGGATCCGCAACCTCTGCTCCGGTGGCTGCTACCACGAGAGCTACGCTCGCTATGGCGACCCCATGACCCCCACCTATCACTACTGCGACCTG
- the peaA gene encoding quinohemoprotein amine dehydrogenase subunit alpha, protein MRHALPIGLCSLALLLPTSIVLASAGSEAIDRHCSACHQTQSGPQSWSRISAQRKTPEGWDMTIARMQTMHGLELPLEARRDIVKFLADTRGLAPEESAPQRELIERRLNRIESFDHPSYQEMCARCHTGGRAQLQRRPLEEWESLVHFHVGQFQTIEYQAMARDRDWFDLALNEIAPWLAETQSLENDAWEAWQQAELTSPEGDWQLWGYWPGEGDFYADVTINAAEGEDAYSLSLDGAFTSGRPLSGEGQAIVYTGYEWRASLNLNGRDLKQVLDFSGAQPSGRIFDDHDEAFGMMVEMVPHEASEPAVLASLPASLKAGERSRLVLLGYGLGEGEINLGEGVTVRNLVERSDMRLVLDVEASTDLTPGWLPMQIGEISAERLLAGYRTVDRLEVSPALGVARIGNDKTPPVSGVFTAAGYLDGADEAIPLGQVPVRWSVSPWDEIAERDEDARFAGILDAATGIFSPAGAGPNPLRQYNANSVGNLRVTASVVGQEAMQDEAQLIVTVQRWNNPPLR, encoded by the coding sequence ATGAGACATGCACTTCCCATAGGACTCTGTAGCTTAGCCCTGCTGCTGCCTACGAGCATCGTCTTGGCCTCTGCTGGCAGCGAAGCTATCGACAGGCACTGTTCAGCCTGCCACCAGACCCAAAGTGGCCCCCAGAGCTGGAGCCGCATTAGTGCACAGCGCAAGACCCCGGAAGGCTGGGACATGACGATCGCGCGCATGCAGACCATGCACGGCCTGGAGCTGCCCCTGGAGGCGCGCCGGGATATCGTCAAGTTCCTCGCCGATACCCGCGGCCTGGCCCCTGAGGAGAGCGCGCCCCAACGTGAGCTGATCGAGCGACGCCTCAACCGTATCGAGTCTTTCGACCATCCCAGCTATCAGGAAATGTGTGCCCGCTGCCATACTGGCGGCCGCGCCCAACTTCAGCGCCGTCCCCTGGAAGAGTGGGAGAGTCTGGTGCACTTCCATGTGGGCCAGTTCCAGACCATTGAGTACCAGGCCATGGCACGGGATCGTGACTGGTTCGATCTCGCCCTGAACGAGATCGCTCCCTGGCTGGCCGAGACTCAAAGTCTCGAAAATGACGCCTGGGAGGCATGGCAGCAGGCCGAGCTGACCTCTCCTGAGGGCGACTGGCAGCTCTGGGGGTACTGGCCCGGAGAAGGCGACTTTTACGCAGATGTGACGATTAACGCCGCTGAAGGCGAGGATGCCTACTCCCTTAGCCTGGACGGTGCTTTCACTAGCGGTCGTCCGCTCAGTGGCGAGGGCCAGGCCATCGTTTATACCGGCTACGAGTGGCGCGCCAGCCTTAACCTCAACGGCCGTGATCTCAAGCAGGTGCTGGATTTCTCCGGCGCACAGCCCAGCGGGCGCATCTTCGACGACCATGACGAGGCTTTTGGCATGATGGTGGAAATGGTGCCTCACGAAGCGTCCGAGCCTGCGGTGTTGGCCAGCCTGCCCGCCTCGCTCAAGGCCGGCGAGCGCAGCCGGCTGGTGCTGCTGGGCTACGGCCTTGGGGAAGGAGAGATCAATCTGGGGGAGGGCGTCACCGTGCGTAACCTGGTCGAACGTAGCGACATGCGCCTGGTGCTGGACGTTGAGGCCAGCACCGATCTTACGCCCGGCTGGTTGCCTATGCAGATTGGCGAGATCAGCGCTGAGAGACTGCTCGCCGGCTACCGCACGGTGGATCGCCTGGAGGTGAGTCCAGCGCTGGGAGTGGCTCGCATCGGCAACGACAAGACCCCGCCAGTGAGTGGCGTCTTCACCGCCGCCGGCTATCTGGATGGCGCCGATGAGGCCATCCCGCTGGGTCAGGTACCGGTACGTTGGAGCGTGTCCCCCTGGGACGAGATCGCCGAACGCGACGAGGATGCCAGGTTTGCTGGCATATTGGACGCCGCCACAGGGATCTTCTCGCCGGCCGGGGCCGGGCCCAACCCGCTGCGCCAGTACAACGCCAACAGCGTGGGCAACCTGCGGGTGACCGCCAGCGTGGTGGGGCAGGAGGCGATGCAGGACGAAGCCCAACTGATCGTTACCGTGCAACGCTGGAACAACCCACCGCTTCGCTAG
- the paaY gene encoding phenylacetic acid degradation protein PaaY: MPYYRLEGVTPVVHPTAYVHPTAVLIGDVIVGPNCYVGPGAVMRGDFGRLVLEEGSNLQDTCVMHGFPGCVTKVEKDGHIGHGAVLHGCVIGRDAMVGMNAVVMDGANIAERSIVAAAAFVKAGFECEPQSLVMGAPAKVKRALSDEEFAWKQQGTQEYQRLVGRCRDSLEPCEPLAELDADRPTLLAGDTQPKQQTLA; encoded by the coding sequence ATGCCTTACTATCGACTTGAAGGGGTGACGCCGGTGGTACACCCGACCGCCTATGTCCATCCTACTGCGGTGTTAATTGGCGACGTAATCGTGGGCCCTAACTGTTATGTAGGCCCCGGCGCGGTGATGCGTGGTGATTTCGGGCGGTTGGTGCTGGAAGAGGGATCTAACCTTCAGGATACCTGTGTGATGCACGGCTTCCCTGGCTGCGTCACCAAGGTTGAGAAGGATGGTCATATCGGCCATGGCGCGGTACTGCATGGCTGCGTGATTGGGCGTGATGCCATGGTTGGTATGAACGCCGTCGTGATGGATGGCGCCAATATTGCTGAACGCTCTATCGTTGCGGCAGCAGCGTTCGTCAAGGCGGGCTTCGAGTGTGAGCCCCAGTCGCTTGTGATGGGGGCGCCCGCAAAGGTTAAGCGCGCGCTGAGTGATGAAGAGTTCGCCTGGAAACAGCAGGGTACCCAGGAGTATCAGCGCTTAGTGGGCCGTTGTCGGGACAGCCTGGAGCCCTGTGAACCGCTGGCAGAACTCGATGCTGATCGTCCAACCTTGCTGGCTGGTGATACTCAACCCAAGCAGCAGACCTTAGCATAG
- the paaG gene encoding 2-(1,2-epoxy-1,2-dihydrophenyl)acetyl-CoA isomerase PaaG, whose product MSQAPLLYSVEDGVACITLNRPESLNSFNTEMHAEMRKVLKAVRQDSSVRALLLTGNGRGFCAGQDLSDRSVAPGEQAPDLGESLEKRYNPMLRALKDMPFPTICAVNGVAAGAGANIALACDIVLAARSANFIQAFCKIGLIPDSGGTWTLPNLVGMARAKGLAMLGDKLPAETAEQWGMIWRCVDDEALQEEAMNMARHLATQPTRGLALIKRALHASSDNSFNEQLDLERDLQRLAGRSEDYREGVSAFMEKRRPTFKGE is encoded by the coding sequence ATGAGCCAAGCGCCCCTGCTTTACAGCGTGGAAGACGGCGTCGCCTGTATTACCCTGAACCGCCCCGAAAGCTTGAACAGCTTCAATACCGAAATGCATGCCGAGATGCGCAAGGTGCTAAAAGCCGTGCGCCAGGACTCAAGCGTTCGCGCTTTGTTACTGACGGGCAACGGCCGAGGTTTCTGCGCCGGTCAGGATCTTTCCGACCGTAGCGTCGCGCCCGGCGAGCAGGCCCCCGACCTCGGCGAGTCGCTGGAGAAACGCTACAACCCTATGCTGCGTGCTCTCAAGGACATGCCGTTCCCCACCATTTGTGCGGTGAACGGTGTAGCAGCTGGCGCTGGGGCCAATATCGCCCTGGCCTGCGACATCGTCTTGGCGGCCCGATCGGCAAACTTCATTCAAGCCTTCTGTAAAATCGGTTTGATTCCAGACTCTGGCGGCACCTGGACATTGCCTAACTTAGTGGGCATGGCTCGCGCCAAGGGCCTGGCGATGCTGGGCGACAAGCTCCCCGCCGAAACCGCCGAACAGTGGGGCATGATCTGGCGCTGCGTCGACGATGAGGCGCTCCAAGAAGAGGCCATGAACATGGCGCGCCACCTGGCCACTCAACCCACCCGTGGCCTGGCACTGATTAAGCGCGCTCTGCATGCCAGCAGCGATAACAGTTTCAACGAACAGCTCGACCTGGAACGCGACCTTCAGCGGCTGGCCGGGCGCTCTGAAGATTACCGCGAAGGTGTCAGCGCTTTTATGGAAAAACGTCGCCCCACCTTTAAGGGAGAGTGA
- a CDS encoding 3-hydroxyacyl-CoA dehydrogenase NAD-binding domain-containing protein, protein MPALLSTATISIISTGAINALTDSRLVIEAIVEHLEAQRQVFARLEALHEESFHA, encoded by the coding sequence ATGCCAGCCCTTCTCTCTACCGCCACTATAAGCATCATCAGCACAGGCGCCATTAATGCCTTGACCGATAGCCGTTTGGTTATCGAGGCTATCGTCGAGCACCTTGAGGCCCAACGTCAGGTGTTTGCTCGTCTCGAAGCTCTACACGAGGAAAGCTTTCATGCATGA
- the paaI gene encoding hydroxyphenylacetyl-CoA thioesterase PaaI, translated as MHDSQLTPQQLAEACAEAMFSRDHASQGLGMRITRVAPGFAELTMTVRQDMVQGHGNCHGGFLFALADSAFAFACNSYDEATVASGCSIDYLGPGQLGDEITATAEERSRRGRTGIYDITLRNQHGDTVALFRGRSYKIRGSVRRLEDTAAGDKQ; from the coding sequence ATGCATGATTCCCAACTGACCCCGCAGCAATTGGCGGAAGCCTGCGCCGAGGCAATGTTTTCCCGCGACCATGCCAGCCAAGGGTTGGGGATGCGCATTACTCGCGTGGCTCCCGGCTTCGCCGAACTGACCATGACCGTGCGTCAGGACATGGTGCAGGGGCACGGCAACTGCCATGGCGGATTTCTGTTTGCCCTGGCTGACTCAGCCTTCGCGTTTGCCTGCAACAGCTACGACGAAGCCACAGTAGCTTCCGGTTGCAGTATCGACTATCTCGGCCCCGGCCAGTTGGGCGACGAGATCACCGCCACCGCCGAAGAGCGCAGCCGCCGCGGGCGTACCGGCATTTACGACATTACGTTGCGCAATCAGCACGGCGATACCGTTGCCTTGTTCCGCGGGCGTTCCTACAAAATTCGCGGCAGCGTACGCCGCCTGGAAGACACCGCTGCTGGCGATAAACAATGA
- the paaK gene encoding phenylacetate--CoA ligase PaaK has product MNQPATRIDTATLDPLETASVDELRATQVKRLKWSLKHAYDNVPFYRQSFAKAGVHPDDIQTLADLAKLPFTTKADLRDNYPFGMLATPMSEIVRIHASSGTTGQPTVVGYTQSDIDVWSDVMARSIRAAGGSRNDKVHVAYGYGLFTGGLGAHYGAERLGCAVIPMSGGQTEKQVQLIRDFEPDIIMVTPSYMLNIADEMERQGIDPHTLPLRTGIFGAEPWTDSMRTALEKRLGIDALDIYGLSEVMGPGVGMECLETKDGPTIWEDHFYPEIIDPVSGDVLPDGEYGELVFTTLTKEGLPVIRYRTRDLTRLLPGTARPMRRIDKITGRSDDMLIIRGVNVFPTQIEEQLLKIASLSPHYEIEVSRQGNMDMVLVRVEANHHDIARDPVVCEEAALQLQHAIKTHIGISTQVEVCPVESVMRSMGKARRVKDLR; this is encoded by the coding sequence ATGAATCAGCCCGCAACGCGTATCGACACTGCGACTCTCGATCCCCTGGAAACCGCCAGCGTCGACGAGCTGCGCGCCACTCAGGTCAAGCGCCTGAAGTGGAGCCTGAAGCACGCCTACGACAATGTGCCCTTCTACCGCCAGTCTTTCGCCAAGGCTGGGGTGCATCCCGACGATATCCAGACGCTAGCGGATCTCGCCAAACTGCCTTTTACCACCAAGGCAGATTTGCGCGACAACTACCCGTTCGGCATGTTGGCCACGCCGATGAGCGAGATCGTTCGCATCCATGCCTCCAGCGGCACCACCGGGCAACCGACGGTGGTGGGCTACACCCAGAGCGATATTGATGTGTGGTCTGATGTGATGGCACGCTCGATCCGCGCCGCCGGCGGCAGCCGCAACGACAAGGTGCATGTGGCCTACGGTTACGGCCTGTTCACCGGCGGTCTGGGTGCCCATTACGGCGCCGAGCGCCTGGGCTGCGCGGTGATCCCCATGTCGGGTGGCCAGACCGAGAAACAGGTGCAGTTGATCCGTGATTTCGAGCCGGACATCATCATGGTCACTCCCTCGTATATGCTCAATATCGCGGACGAGATGGAGCGCCAGGGCATCGATCCCCACACACTGCCGCTGCGTACCGGCATTTTCGGTGCCGAACCCTGGACCGACAGCATGCGTACTGCTCTTGAGAAGCGCCTGGGTATCGACGCATTGGATATCTATGGCCTGTCGGAAGTAATGGGGCCCGGCGTGGGCATGGAGTGCCTGGAAACAAAAGATGGCCCGACTATCTGGGAAGACCACTTCTATCCTGAGATCATCGACCCGGTCAGCGGTGACGTCTTGCCAGATGGCGAATATGGCGAGCTGGTGTTCACCACCTTGACCAAAGAAGGCCTACCGGTGATTCGCTACCGCACCCGTGACCTGACCCGCCTGCTGCCGGGCACCGCGCGCCCTATGCGACGCATCGACAAGATCACTGGCCGCAGCGACGACATGCTGATCATTCGCGGAGTGAACGTGTTCCCCACCCAGATCGAAGAACAACTGCTCAAGATCGCGTCGCTTTCTCCCCACTACGAGATCGAAGTCAGCCGCCAAGGCAATATGGACATGGTGCTTGTTCGTGTAGAGGCAAATCATCATGACATCGCCCGCGACCCCGTAGTTTGTGAAGAAGCCGCGCTACAGCTCCAGCATGCCATCAAAACGCACATTGGTATCAGCACCCAGGTCGAGGTGTGCCCAGTAGAAAGTGTTATGCGTTCGATGGGTAAGGCCAGGCGTGTAAAAGATCTTCGCTGA
- the paaA gene encoding 1,2-phenylacetyl-CoA epoxidase subunit PaaA produces MYAQLVETGSNKLKTLDEMSPEERQFQERINDEIKIEPKNWMPDAYRKTLIRQISQHAHSEIVGMLPEGNWLTRAPTLKRKLQLMAKIQDEAGHGLYLYSAMETLGADRDEEIDKLHDGRAKYSSIFNYPTLNWADMGTIGWLVDGAAIVNQVPLQRTSYGPYARAMIRVCKEESFHQRQGYQILLTMMQEGTDDQKAMVQDSINRFWWPSLMMFGPSDENSPNSAQSMAWKIKRHSNDELRQRFLDQTVPQLELLGCTAPDPDLKYNQETGHYEFGEIDWQEFFDVVKGNGPCNRERVEARRNAIDNGAWVREAAVAHAAKRQRRAA; encoded by the coding sequence ATGTACGCGCAGCTCGTTGAAACCGGTTCTAACAAACTCAAAACGCTTGATGAGATGAGCCCTGAGGAACGCCAGTTCCAGGAGCGCATCAATGATGAAATTAAAATAGAACCCAAGAACTGGATGCCGGACGCCTACCGCAAGACCTTGATCCGCCAGATCTCGCAACACGCCCACTCAGAAATCGTCGGTATGCTGCCGGAAGGCAACTGGCTGACACGGGCACCAACCCTCAAGCGCAAGCTGCAGCTAATGGCCAAAATTCAGGATGAGGCAGGTCACGGTCTGTACCTCTATAGCGCTATGGAAACCCTGGGTGCCGACCGCGACGAAGAGATCGACAAGCTTCACGACGGCCGCGCCAAGTACTCCAGCATCTTCAATTACCCAACGCTCAATTGGGCTGATATGGGCACCATCGGCTGGCTGGTTGATGGCGCTGCCATCGTCAATCAGGTACCGCTACAGCGCACCTCTTACGGCCCCTATGCACGTGCCATGATTCGTGTGTGCAAGGAAGAGAGCTTCCACCAGCGCCAGGGGTATCAGATTCTGCTGACCATGATGCAAGAGGGCACCGACGACCAGAAAGCCATGGTGCAGGACTCCATTAACCGCTTCTGGTGGCCCTCGCTAATGATGTTCGGGCCATCCGACGAAAATTCTCCCAACAGCGCTCAGTCGATGGCCTGGAAGATCAAACGCCATAGCAACGATGAGCTGCGCCAGCGCTTCCTCGACCAAACCGTACCGCAGCTGGAGCTGCTGGGCTGCACCGCCCCTGATCCGGATCTCAAATATAACCAAGAGACCGGCCACTACGAGTTCGGTGAAATCGATTGGCAAGAGTTCTTCGATGTGGTCAAGGGCAACGGCCCCTGCAACCGCGAGCGTGTAGAGGCACGCCGTAACGCCATCGATAACGGTGCCTGGGTACGTGAAGCTGCCGTGGCTCATGCCGCCAAACGTCAACGCCGAGCGGCCTGA
- the paaB gene encoding 1,2-phenylacetyl-CoA epoxidase subunit PaaB: MADWPLFEVFIRSKHGLNHKHVGSVHAADRRMAIENARELYTRRNEGVSIWVVPASEITASSPDEKEALFDPSNDKVYRHASFYKLPKEVGHM, encoded by the coding sequence ATGGCTGATTGGCCCCTCTTCGAAGTTTTTATACGCAGCAAGCACGGCCTTAATCACAAGCACGTTGGTAGCGTACACGCCGCCGATCGCCGCATGGCCATTGAAAACGCCCGCGAGCTGTACACCCGTCGCAATGAAGGGGTGAGCATCTGGGTGGTTCCGGCCAGCGAAATCACCGCCTCTTCTCCCGACGAGAAAGAGGCGCTGTTTGACCCGTCTAACGACAAGGTCTATCGCCACGCATCCTTCTACAAACTGCCGAAAGAAGTCGGCCACATGTAA
- the paaC gene encoding 1,2-phenylacetyl-CoA epoxidase subunit PaaC, which yields MQNISHQSAAHRSSAQKNTAQKTHPPLIDYLLRLGDNDLVLGQRHAQLCGKAPALEEELALMNVGLDLFGQARNWLGYAAELEGQGHDADYLAFRRDAQDFRNLLLVEQPNGDFADIMGRQFLFDAWHVHLLDSLSHSSDPRIAEVAAKSLKEATYHLRRSSEWVIRLGDGTEESHTRMQRALDNLWQFTGELLQGDEVDKAMLEAGIAPAPDTLATRWKATVEEVLEEATLARPAYDSWMYTGGKVGHHTEHLGFLLAEMQYLPRAYPDATVW from the coding sequence ATGCAAAACATATCTCATCAAAGCGCGGCTCATCGAAGCTCGGCTCAGAAAAACACAGCTCAAAAAACACACCCCCCGTTGATCGATTACCTGCTACGCCTTGGCGATAACGACTTGGTACTCGGCCAGCGCCACGCACAACTGTGCGGCAAGGCACCCGCGCTGGAAGAGGAACTGGCCTTAATGAACGTGGGCCTCGACCTCTTCGGTCAGGCCCGCAACTGGCTGGGCTATGCTGCTGAACTGGAAGGCCAGGGCCATGATGCCGACTATTTAGCCTTTCGCCGCGATGCCCAGGATTTTCGCAACCTGTTGCTCGTTGAACAGCCCAACGGTGACTTCGCCGACATCATGGGGCGCCAGTTCCTGTTCGATGCATGGCACGTCCACCTGCTTGACAGCCTGTCTCACTCCAGCGACCCCCGCATTGCTGAAGTGGCCGCCAAGTCGCTTAAGGAAGCAACGTACCACCTACGTCGCTCCTCTGAATGGGTAATTCGCCTGGGCGATGGCACGGAAGAGAGCCACACCCGCATGCAGCGAGCGCTCGACAACCTCTGGCAGTTCACCGGTGAGCTACTGCAGGGCGACGAGGTTGATAAGGCCATGCTGGAAGCCGGTATTGCGCCAGCCCCAGACACGCTGGCCACCCGCTGGAAAGCAACCGTGGAAGAGGTACTTGAGGAAGCTACCCTGGCACGCCCTGCCTACGACTCCTGGATGTATACCGGCGGTAAAGTCGGTCATCACACCGAGCACCTGGGCTTTCTATTAGCGGAAATGCAATACCTGCCGAGGGCATATCCCGATGCAACCGTCTGGTAA
- the paaD gene encoding 1,2-phenylacetyl-CoA epoxidase subunit PaaD, with the protein MQPSGNHPSASSDDKLIDDWPSSDLIGSDRSGLPPAGDEGDVNAVLAVLQEVPDPEVPVVSVVELGIVRDIDWLDGRLAVSVTPTYSGCPATEVIEQHIHEALVAAGYSDPLIQRRLSPAWTTDWLSEAGREKLRAYGIAPPVESASKRSLTGQPDPVVPCPLCGSNATERVSEFGSTACKALYRCRDCLEPFDYFKCL; encoded by the coding sequence ATGCAACCGTCTGGTAACCATCCGTCTGCGTCTAGCGATGACAAGCTTATCGATGACTGGCCCTCCAGCGACTTGATCGGCAGCGACCGCAGCGGCCTGCCGCCAGCCGGTGATGAAGGCGATGTCAACGCCGTGCTGGCTGTACTACAGGAAGTGCCAGACCCGGAAGTGCCGGTGGTTAGCGTGGTGGAGCTGGGCATTGTGCGTGATATCGACTGGCTGGATGGCAGGTTAGCGGTCAGCGTGACCCCGACCTACTCCGGCTGCCCGGCCACGGAAGTTATCGAACAGCATATCCATGAAGCGCTGGTGGCCGCTGGCTATTCAGACCCGCTGATTCAGCGCCGCCTGTCCCCCGCCTGGACTACCGATTGGCTTTCAGAGGCCGGGCGCGAAAAATTGCGCGCCTACGGCATCGCGCCACCGGTGGAAAGTGCTAGTAAGCGCAGCCTGACGGGCCAACCTGATCCGGTAGTGCCCTGCCCTTTATGTGGCAGCAACGCCACCGAACGCGTTAGCGAATTCGGCTCTACGGCTTGCAAGGCGCTCTACCGCTGCCGTGATTGCCTGGAGCCTTTCGATTATTTCAAGTGTCTGTAA
- the paaE gene encoding 1,2-phenylacetyl-CoA epoxidase subunit PaaE, with protein MSRFHALTVKDVRKETHDAVSIALDVPDDLLDAFRFTQGQYLTLRRDIEGEDIRRSYSICTGVHEHELRVAVKLVPGGSFSTFANQHLQPGDRLEVMPPQGKFFVPLDPSREGHYLAVTAGSGVTPIMSIVSTTLESEPKSRFTVIYGNRSTTGTLFRERLQDLKDRYLERLNIIYVFSREQQEIDLYNGRIDADKCNALFDRWVDVPKLDAAFICGPQEMTEIVRGVLSQHGMPKEKVHFELFTTGLPAAGAKRRQATKAAQVKAETSHIKVIIDGRTIEYDLPRNTQSILDAGNEHGADIPFSCKAGVCSTCKSKVIEGEVEMDANYALEDYEIDAGYVLSCQCYPISDRVVLDYDEV; from the coding sequence ATGAGCCGATTTCACGCCCTGACCGTCAAGGATGTGCGCAAGGAAACCCATGATGCCGTTTCCATTGCCCTCGACGTGCCCGATGACCTGCTGGACGCCTTTCGCTTTACCCAAGGGCAGTACCTGACGCTACGCCGCGACATCGAAGGCGAGGATATCCGTCGTTCTTATTCGATTTGCACCGGCGTGCACGAACATGAGCTAAGAGTCGCCGTCAAGCTGGTGCCCGGCGGCAGCTTTTCCACCTTTGCCAATCAGCACTTGCAGCCCGGCGACCGCCTGGAAGTGATGCCACCCCAGGGTAAGTTCTTCGTGCCGCTCGACCCCAGCCGTGAAGGGCACTATTTGGCGGTGACCGCTGGCAGTGGCGTCACGCCCATTATGTCGATTGTTTCCACCACGCTGGAAAGCGAGCCAAAGAGCCGCTTTACCGTCATCTATGGCAATCGTTCCACCACGGGTACGCTGTTTCGCGAACGCCTTCAGGATCTCAAGGACCGCTACCTGGAACGCCTCAACATCATTTATGTGTTCAGCCGCGAACAACAGGAAATCGATCTATATAACGGGCGCATAGATGCCGACAAGTGCAATGCCCTGTTTGACCGCTGGGTAGACGTACCCAAGCTCGACGCCGCGTTTATCTGTGGCCCGCAGGAAATGACCGAGATCGTGCGTGGTGTTCTGAGCCAACATGGAATGCCGAAGGAAAAAGTGCACTTCGAGCTGTTCACCACTGGGCTACCGGCGGCAGGCGCCAAGCGCCGCCAGGCGACGAAAGCGGCCCAGGTGAAAGCAGAAACCTCGCACATCAAAGTGATCATCGACGGCCGCACCATTGAATACGACCTGCCCCGCAATACCCAGAGCATTCTGGACGCAGGTAACGAGCACGGCGCGGATATACCTTTCTCATGCAAGGCTGGGGTGTGCTCCACCTGCAAGTCAAAAGTCATCGAAGGCGAGGTGGAAATGGACGCCAATTACGCCCTGGAAGATTACGAAATCGATGCCGGCTACGTGCTGTCCTGCCAGTGCTATCCGATCAGCGACAGGGTGGTGCTTGACTATGACGAGGTATAA